The genomic interval GTTCAACTTGAAGCAGTCCAGGGTCAGCGTGACGAATCCCGCTTGCCGGGCGCGGTTTGAGGCATGTTCGAGGAGAGCGGTCCCCACGCCCTTTCGCATGCAGCTTGGATGGCCCCAGAGATGGTCCACGTAATTTTCCTTGAGGAGCAGGACGCCCGCCGGAAGGCCGTCGGCCTCGGCCACGCTGAAGCGGGGCGCATCCTGTCGGGCTACCTGAGCGGGTCGGTCCAGATCGAGAATCTTTTGGAACTGATGCGCGGGCAGGAAATGGGCGTATGAGGCCAGCATGGAGGCGCGGATGATCTTCGCGAC from Desulfovibrio sp. Huiquan2017 carries:
- a CDS encoding GNAT family N-acetyltransferase, whose product is MIRIRQASAGEETLVAKIIRASMLASYAHFLPAHQFQKILDLDRPAQVARQDAPRFSVAEADGLPAGVLLLKENYVDHLWGHPSCMRKGVGTALLEHASNRARQAGFVTLTLDCFKLNEKALAFYRANGFAVERTYTASNYMVGETVCSLAKPLQPTAP